From a single Brassica rapa cultivar Chiifu-401-42 chromosome A01, CAAS_Brap_v3.01, whole genome shotgun sequence genomic region:
- the LOC103854436 gene encoding reticulon-like protein B18 isoform X2 produces MDLSTPPRSSSRLARRINTTTLLKTNGDSPIPSLDLVLSSPKSIDTPPYPSPASLYSPSSPVTLREILLLSPSPLRKSRTRLANRFEMEAAEAARRCKTKGGQNGLLGSASPRSCRRSRRRSEVVVVEEETKPVVVVLNDEKAAKQRKHKKTGRSKKEKQSSLPSPCPSSDLNVCEGDLERIRENINDLIMWRDVAKSSLWFGFGCLCFLSSCFAKGFSFSVFSAVSHVGLLYLGVSFLSHSLRQRLTEETEQREVKVSEEDVLRVARRMLPITNLAISKMSQLFSGEPAMTLKVAPFVLIGAEYGYLITLWRLFALGFFLSFTLPKLYSCYANQINQKVENAQKRIVEAWGICTHKKFVAGSMITAFWNLTSLKIRFFTVFIIVVVIRYKRQNVQLDSEEDHEEKQQEEQTQTEQPEEKSPSPPPSPPQPIEEEQALVVVAAETEAPPK; encoded by the exons ATGGATCTTTCTACACCTCCTAGATCCTCCTCCCGTCTCGCTCGGAGAATCAACACCACCACTCTCCTCAAAACCAACGGAGACTCACCAATCCCCTCTCTCGATTTAGTCCTATCCTCTCCCAAGAGCATCGACACTCCTCCTTACCCGTCTCCCGCTTCACTATACTCACCGTCTTCCCCTGTTACGCTCCGAGAGATTCTCCTCTTGTCTCCTTCTCCTCTCCGGAAATCGAGAACCCGTTTAGCGAATCGGTTCGAGATGGAGGCCGCGGAGGCTGCGAGGCGGTGCAAGACGAAGGGAGGGCAGAACGGTCTTTTGGGTAGTGCGTCGCCGAGGAGTTGTCGGAGATCGAGACGGAGGtcggaggtggtggtggtggaggaggagacgaagcctgttgttgttgtgttgaaTGATGAGAAGGCTGCGAAACAGAGGAAGCATAAGAAGACGGGTCGGTCTAAGAAGGAGAAACAGAGTTcgttgccttctccttgtccttCTTCAGATCTGA ATGTATGTGAAGGTGATTTGGAGAGGATTAGAGAGAATATCAACGATTTGATCATGTGGAGAGATGTTGCGAAGTCGAgtctttggtttggttttgggtgtttgtgtttcTTATCTTCTTGCTTTGCTAAAGGGTTTAGCTTTAG TGTTTTCTCAGCGGTTTCTCATGTTGGACTTCTGTATCTTGGTGTATCGTTTTTGTCACACTCTCTTCGCCAAAG GCTAACTGAAGAAACAGAGCAGAGAGAGGTTAAAGTGAGTGAAGAGGATGTGTTACGAGTAGCTAGAAGAATGCTTCCCATCACCAATTTGGCCATTTCAAAGATGAGCCAGCTTTTCTCTGGCGAACCTGCAATGACACTCAAA GTGGCACCCTTTGTTCTAATAGGAGCGGAGTATGGTTACCTCATAACATTGTGGAGGCTATTTGCTTTAG GTTTCTTCCTCAGCTTCACCCTCCCAAAACTATACTCATGTTATGCTAACCAGATTAACCAAAAAG TTGAAAATGCACAAAAGAGAATAGTTGAAGCGTGGGGAATATGCACACACAAGAAGTTCGTGGCAGGCTCTATGATCACTGCCTTCTGGAACCTGACTAGTCTCAAGATCCGTTTCTTCACAG TGTTCATCATAGTGGTAGTCATCAGATACAAAAGGCAGAATGTACAGTTAGATTCCGAAGAAGATCATGAGGAGAAGCAACAAGAAGAACAAACTCAAACGGAGCAACCGGAAGAGAAGTCACCATCGCCGCCACCGTCTCCACCTCAGCCAATAGAAGAAGAGCAAGCATTAGTAGTGGTGGCTGCAGAAACCGAAGCACCACCAAAGTAG
- the LOC103854450 gene encoding probable aminotransferase TAT1, translated as MSHHSHLLLSTPQTEKEAETQNESENSVWRFKGSDTAAKASSVTMRVIVYKLFDLCTPDIRKPLLPLAHGDPSVYPCYRTSIHVENAVADVLRSGKGNSYGPAAGILPARQAVADFVNRDLTNKVTPNDVYMTVGCNQGIEVLMQALAAPNANIFLPRPSYPHYEARCVYSGLEVRKYDLLPENEWEIDIQGIEAMADENTVAMVIINPNNPCGNVYSYDHLKKVAEMARKLGIMVITDEVYSQTIFGDNPFVPMGEFGSIAPVITLGGISKGWIVPGWRIGWIALNDPKGIFKSTGVAQSIQQNLDITPDANTLVQNALPQILEKSNKEMFAKKNSILKQNLDLVCDKLMDIPCVVCTKKPESCTYLLTKLELQLMEDIEDDMDFCMKLAAEENLVLLPGVALGLKNWARITIGVEGRMLEDALERLKGFCQRHLKKTEVSLQSLKLSDNGEI; from the exons atgAGCCACCACAGCCACCTCTTACTTTCTACCCCTCAAACCGAGAAAGAAGCAGAGACGCAGAATGAGTCAGAGAACAGCGTTTGGCGTTTCAAAGGCAGCGACACCGCAGCTAAAGCCTCCAGCGTCACAATGAGAGTTATCGTCTACAAGCTCTTTGATCTTTGCACTCCAGACATCAGAAAGCCTCTTTTACCACTTGCACACGGTGACCCTTCTGTCTACCCTTGTTACCGCACCTCCATCCACGTCGAGAACGCCGTCGCCGATGTTCTCCGCTCCGGCAAGGGTAACTCTTACGGTCCCGCCGCCGGAATCCTCCCTGCTAGACA GGCGGTAGCTGATTTCGTGAACCGGGACTTAACGAACAAGGTAACGCCTAACGATGTATATATGACCGTGGGATGCAACCAAGGGATAGAAGTGCTGATGCAGGCGCTGGCTGCACCAAATGCCAACATCTTTCTCCCACGGCCTAGTTACCCTCACTACGAGGCTCGTTGTGTCTACAGTGGACTCGAGGTCCGCAAGTACGATCTCCTTCCCGAGAATGAATGGGAGATTGATATCCAAGGCATCGAAGCCATGGCAGATGAGAACACTGTCGCAATGGTTATCATAAACCCTAACAATCCCTGTGGAAATGTTTATTCTTACGATCATCTCAAGAAGGTTGCGGAGATGGCTAGGAAGCTGGGGATAATGGTGATCACTGACGAAGTTTATAGCCAGACAATCTTTGGAGACAATCCTTTTGTTCCAATGGGGGAGTTTGGTTCGATAGCTCCGGTTATCACTTTGGGTGGTATATCGAAAGGATGGATTGTTCCTGGTTGGAGAATCGGTTGGATCGCTTTGAATGATCCTAAAGGCATCTTCAAGTCCACAGGg GTGGCTCAATCTATCCAACAGAATCTTGACATAACTCCAGACGCTAACACTTTGGTTCAGAATGCGCTTCCTCAGATCCTGGAGAAGTCTAATAAAGAGATGTTTGCGAAAAAGAATTCAATACTAAAACAAAACCTAGACTTGGTCTGTGATAAGCTCATGGACATTCCTTGCGTGGTCTGCACGAAGAAACCTGAGTCATGCACTTACTTATTG ACAAAGCTGGAGCTTCAGTTGATGGAAGACATAGAGGATGATATGGATTTCTGTATGAAGCTAGCCGCAGAAGAAAACCTCGTTTTGCTACCAG gagtGGCTTTGGGACTGAAGAATTGGGCAAGGATAACGATCGGAGTAGAAGGCCGGATGCTTGAGGATGCACTTGAGAGACTCAAAGGCTTCTGCCAACGCCATCTGAAGAAAACAGAAGTTTCTCTTCAATCTCTGAAGCTCAGTGACAATGGAGAAATCTAA
- the LOC103854436 gene encoding reticulon-like protein B18 isoform X1 produces the protein MDLSTPPRSSSRLARRINTTTLLKTNGDSPIPSLDLVLSSPKSIDTPPYPSPASLYSPSSPVTLREILLLSPSPLRKSRTRLANRFEMEAAEAARRCKTKGGQNGLLGSASPRSCRRSRRRSEVVVVEEETKPVVVVLNDEKAAKQRKHKKTGRSKKEKQSSLPSPCPSSDLSKDVCEGDLERIRENINDLIMWRDVAKSSLWFGFGCLCFLSSCFAKGFSFSVFSAVSHVGLLYLGVSFLSHSLRQRLTEETEQREVKVSEEDVLRVARRMLPITNLAISKMSQLFSGEPAMTLKVAPFVLIGAEYGYLITLWRLFALGFFLSFTLPKLYSCYANQINQKVENAQKRIVEAWGICTHKKFVAGSMITAFWNLTSLKIRFFTVFIIVVVIRYKRQNVQLDSEEDHEEKQQEEQTQTEQPEEKSPSPPPSPPQPIEEEQALVVVAAETEAPPK, from the exons ATGGATCTTTCTACACCTCCTAGATCCTCCTCCCGTCTCGCTCGGAGAATCAACACCACCACTCTCCTCAAAACCAACGGAGACTCACCAATCCCCTCTCTCGATTTAGTCCTATCCTCTCCCAAGAGCATCGACACTCCTCCTTACCCGTCTCCCGCTTCACTATACTCACCGTCTTCCCCTGTTACGCTCCGAGAGATTCTCCTCTTGTCTCCTTCTCCTCTCCGGAAATCGAGAACCCGTTTAGCGAATCGGTTCGAGATGGAGGCCGCGGAGGCTGCGAGGCGGTGCAAGACGAAGGGAGGGCAGAACGGTCTTTTGGGTAGTGCGTCGCCGAGGAGTTGTCGGAGATCGAGACGGAGGtcggaggtggtggtggtggaggaggagacgaagcctgttgttgttgtgttgaaTGATGAGAAGGCTGCGAAACAGAGGAAGCATAAGAAGACGGGTCGGTCTAAGAAGGAGAAACAGAGTTcgttgccttctccttgtccttCTTCAGATCTGAGTAAAG ATGTATGTGAAGGTGATTTGGAGAGGATTAGAGAGAATATCAACGATTTGATCATGTGGAGAGATGTTGCGAAGTCGAgtctttggtttggttttgggtgtttgtgtttcTTATCTTCTTGCTTTGCTAAAGGGTTTAGCTTTAG TGTTTTCTCAGCGGTTTCTCATGTTGGACTTCTGTATCTTGGTGTATCGTTTTTGTCACACTCTCTTCGCCAAAG GCTAACTGAAGAAACAGAGCAGAGAGAGGTTAAAGTGAGTGAAGAGGATGTGTTACGAGTAGCTAGAAGAATGCTTCCCATCACCAATTTGGCCATTTCAAAGATGAGCCAGCTTTTCTCTGGCGAACCTGCAATGACACTCAAA GTGGCACCCTTTGTTCTAATAGGAGCGGAGTATGGTTACCTCATAACATTGTGGAGGCTATTTGCTTTAG GTTTCTTCCTCAGCTTCACCCTCCCAAAACTATACTCATGTTATGCTAACCAGATTAACCAAAAAG TTGAAAATGCACAAAAGAGAATAGTTGAAGCGTGGGGAATATGCACACACAAGAAGTTCGTGGCAGGCTCTATGATCACTGCCTTCTGGAACCTGACTAGTCTCAAGATCCGTTTCTTCACAG TGTTCATCATAGTGGTAGTCATCAGATACAAAAGGCAGAATGTACAGTTAGATTCCGAAGAAGATCATGAGGAGAAGCAACAAGAAGAACAAACTCAAACGGAGCAACCGGAAGAGAAGTCACCATCGCCGCCACCGTCTCCACCTCAGCCAATAGAAGAAGAGCAAGCATTAGTAGTGGTGGCTGCAGAAACCGAAGCACCACCAAAGTAG
- the LOC103854427 gene encoding uncharacterized protein At4g28440, protein MATTGTATAKRKPVFVKVEQLKPGTTGHTLTVKVVDSNPVVPVTRKARPGSSMSRPSQPSRIAECLIGDETGCILFTARNEQVDIMKPGETVILRNSRIDMFKGTMRLGVDKWGRIEATEPASFTVKEDNNLSLVEYELINVNDQ, encoded by the exons ATGGCGACTACAGGAACTGCGACGGCGAAGAGAAAACCTGTGTTTGTGAAAGTAGAACAGCTGAAGCCTGGGACGACCGGTCACACGTTGACTGTTAAGGTCGTTGATTCCAATCCTGTGGTTCCAGTTACCCGGAAGGCTCGTCCCGGGAGTTCTATGAGTCGCCCGTCTCAGCCTAGTCGAATCGCTGAGTGTCTCATCGGAGATGAGACTGGGTGTATTCTCTTCACTGCTCGTAACGAACAAG TTGATATTATGAAGCCTGGAGAAACGGTGATACTGCGCAATTCGAGGATAGACATGTTCAAGGGTACGATGAGGCTAGGCGTTGATAAATGGGGACGCATTGAAGCCACTGAGCCTGCATCTTTCACTGTCAAGGAGGATAACAATCTGTCTCTTGTTGAGTACGAACTGATTAACGTTAATGATCAGTGA